The Weissella confusa DNA window AGTAGAAACTTTGCCAGATGGCAGTCAGTATTTGTCGGTTGACTTGGATGGTGGATTGGGAACGGCTTTAAGCCAAACACTTACCAATACGCTGACAGATTTGTTGAACACGGTGAAAAGTATTAGTGTTCTGGGTGTTGATATCAGTTCGATAACGTCACCGCTCATTGATGGTGTGTTGACGCCGACTATTACCAGCTTGTCTTCAGGAACGGGCGATACTGTTAATCAATTGGTAGATGCTGCTGTTTTAGGTAGCACAACGGTCACGGTGCCGACGACAATCACGCCGGATGGCTCGACATCACCAGTCGAGGTTAAGGGAGCGATTGCGAGTTCGGATGCAATTAATCTTGATTTGTTTGCTGGTGTAGCCAGTTCGACTGATGTCTTAGTTGATTTAACGACAGCGAAGGCAAATGCAAACGCACAGATTGATGCTTTGACTGCATTGACGGATGCCGAACGCGCAGATTATAAGAGTCAGATCGAGGCTGCAACTAGTACAGATGCGATTGATGGGATTGTCACGACTGCGCAATCGGCAAACGAGTTGGCACAAGCGAAGTTAGATGCGAATGCTGCGATTGATGCGCTAACTTATTTGTCTGATGATGAAAAGACAGCATACAAGCAACAAGTTGCGAGCGCAACGACAGTTGAAGATGCGAATAATGTGGTGACGGCCGCAACAACCCAAAATCGAGCAAACGCTAAAACGTGGGGAACTGGCGAAGTCGCCGGCCTAACGAATTTAGATGATGCTTCGAAGCAAGGATTCACAACGCAAATACAAGGCGCAACAACGCCCGAGCAAGTTGAGCAAATCGTAGCGACTGCTAAAACAGCAGATGCAACGGCACTTGCTGACGCACGAACGACGGCCACGACCGCAATTGATGGCATGGCTTATTTGTCGATTGCTGAAAAAGATGACTACAAAGCGAAAGTGGCGAGTGCAACTGACGTGGCTGGTGTGAATGCGGTTGTGTCTGATGCAACTGATCAAAATTTGGCAAATGCCCAATCCTGGGCGAATGATGAAATCACCAAGTTAGTTAACCTGGATGCTGATGCCAAACAAGGTTACGCCGATCAGGTACCAACAGCTACGACTGTGGCGCAAGTTGAACAAATTGTGGCCGATGCTAAAGCGGCCGATGTAGCCGTTGTGGAAGCTGAACGTACGAAGGCGAATGCTGCCATTGATGCGTTGGGTTATTTGTCGACGGATGAAGTGGCGGGATACAAGCAAGATGTTGAAAATGCCACGACTGTTGCTGACGTGAATGATGTGGTTACGCAAGCCACAGCGACGAATTTTGAAAATGCTAAAGACCAGGCAACAACAGCAATCGGTACATTACCTAACTTGGCATCAGATGATCAAGCAACGTACGTCGATAAATTGGCTGATGCCAAAACAGTGGCGGATGTTGAACAAATTGTCGCTGATGCAAATGCAGCTGATTTAGCCGTGTTGGCGGATGCGCAAGATAAGGCGAAAGCGACTGTCGATGCGTTGAACTACTTGTCATCAGACGAGAAAACAGATTTTGAGAATCAGATTGCTAATGCCAAAACAGTGGCCGATGTTGATGCGATTGTTGTGCAAGCAAAGAATACTGATTTGGCGGATGCACGGGTTTGGGCAACAAATGAAATTAGTGCGTTGAATAACTTAGATACTGATACCCAACAGTCATTTATTTCTAAGTTGCCAGATGCTGAAACGGTAGCGGCGGTAGAACAAATCGTGGCGGATGCGAAGGCTGCTGACGAAAGTGCTTTGCAGGATGCACAGGCTGACGCAACTGCGACAATTAAAGAGTTGACGTATTTGTCAGATACGGAAAAGTCGACTGCGACACAAGCCATCGATGACGCAACAACGATTGCTGATGTTGATAAGGCGGTTGCGGATGCGACTGCCAATAACTTGACGAATGCTAAGGGCTCAGCAACGACTGGGATTAGCAGGCTAGCGAACTTGTCTGAAGCTGATCAGACAACATATACAGAACAAGTTAACCAGGCGACGGATGTGGCGACTGTTGAAAAAGCGGTCGCGGATGCAAAGGATGCGGCTGAGTTGGCGTTAACTCAAGCGCAAAAAGCAGCTGATACAACGATTGCTGATTTGACGTACTTATCAGCAGATGAGCTGACTGACTTCAAGCAACAGGTAACAGATGCAACGACCATTTCTGATGTGACGCAGATTGTTACTGGGGCGACCAATCAGAATTTAACCAACGCCAAGGAATCAGGTTCAGATGAAATCGAAGGTTTGAAGAATCTTGATGATAGTCAGCAACAAACATTTGTGGAACAAGTAACGAATGCAGATACGACGGACGCGGTTGAGCAAATCGTTGCTGACGCCAAATCAGCTGATGAATTAGCGGGACAGAAAGCTGATGCGCAAGCTGAAATCGATGCCATGACTTATTTGTCAGATGATGAGAAATCAACGTATAAGAATCAGGTTACCAAAGCGACTGATGCAACTGGTGTGAACAATGTTGTTGGCGAAGCGACTGACACGAATTTGGCTAATGCTAAGGATTCAGCCACAACTGAAATTAGCAGTCTGGCTAATCTATCAGATACCGAGCGGACTGATTACGCCAATCAAGTGACGCAGGCTGGTGATGTCGCAACGGTTGAACAAATTCTCACCGATGCACAAGCGGACGTTGATGCAATGACCTACTTGTCTGATGACGAGAAGGTTGATTATAAGCAACAAATCTCAGATGCGACTGATGCAACAGGTATTAATGCTGTTGTTAATGAAGCAACTGACACGAATTTGGCAAATGCTAAAGCAAGCGCGACAACTGAGATTGGCAACTTAGCCAATTTGTCTGAGGCCGACCAATCAACATACACAGACCAAGCTAATCAGGCGACGGATGTGGCGACTGTTGAACAAGCAGTAACTGATGCGAAGAATGCTGATAAGGCGGCATTGGCGGAAGTGCAAAAAGACGCAGGCACAACAATTGACGATATGACGTACTTGTCGACGGATGAAAAGGATGATGCTAAGCAACAAGTAGCTGATGCCACGACGATTGCTGATGTTGAGAAGCTTGTGTCTGAAGCGACCGACCAAAATTTGGCTAATGCCAAGGATTGGGCAAATGGTGAAATTGCTGAGCTGGCTAATTTGGATGCAGATATGAAGCAATCATTTGATAATCAAGTGTCACTGGCTGAGTCAACTAGTGACATTGAGCAGATTGTTGCCGATGCGCAGGCGGCTGATAAGTTGGCAGAACAAAAATCAGATGCACAGGCCGAAATTGATAACATGACCTATTTGACTGATGATGAGAAGTCAGCTTATAACCAACAAATCTCAGATGCGACTGATATTGCGGGGGTTAATGCCGTGGTTGATGACGCAACTGACCAAAATTTGGCCAGTGCCAAAGACGTAGCGACAACTGAGATTGGCAACCTAGCGAACTTGTCTGAAACTGACCAAACGACGTATACGGACAAAGTCAATCAAGCGACGGATGTCGCGACAGTTGAACAAGCGGTCACTGATGCAAAGCAGGCAGCTGATTCAGCGTTGGCGGAAGCGCAAAAAGATGCAACAGCGACGATTGATAATTTGAGCTATTTGTCATCAGATGAGCAGACCGACTTTAAGCAACAGATTGCTAACACTGAGAATGTTGCTGATATCGCACCAATCGTCACTGAAGCGACGGACCAAAACTTGGCAAATGCTAAGACTGACGCATCGACTGAGATTGATGAGTTACAGCATTTGTCTGATGATAAGAAGCAATCGTTTGTTGATCAGATTTCGAATGCGGATACAGTGGCAGCGGTTGAGCAAATCATTGCAGATGCCAAATTGGCTGACGAGCTAGCGCAACAACAAGCAGAAGCTGAGACGCAAATCGATGAGATGGCGTACTTGTCGGATGACGAAAAAGCATCCTACAAGAACCACGTTGCAACAGCGACGACTTCAGATGAGGTCGCAACGATTATTGATGAAGCTGAAGCAACGAACTTGGCGAATGCAAAAGACTGGGCACATGACGAAATCAGTGACCTGACTAACTTGTCAGCTAGTTTAGTAAGTTCGTTTAGCAGTGAAGCCAGTGGCTCGGATACCGTGGCTAAAGTGGAAGAGGTTGTGGATGAAGCAACGGCTGCCAATGAGCAACCTGAACCGGAACAAACGGCTGAAAATGATTCGGTGCCAACAAGTAATGCTTCAACAATCACCGGTTCTCAAAATGATGCAACAGTGGCGGTTGATGCTACGAAAAACGTGACAACGAATGATGGGGCAACGAATAACGTAGCGGCAGCGCCGTTGCCTTTGAGTAATGCTCAAGTGGCGACAGGTGGTACGGCAACCGGTGCGACTGATACGCCTGTTTGGAGCGGAGATGGTACGCAGAATACTGTCATCACGCCACTGGGTGAGACAGCAACTGGTTCATTATCAACTACGGTGGGTGATCAGATGACTTCGTCTAATGGGAATGCGTCAGGTGCATCAAACCCATACGTCGCGACTGCGAGTTCAATAGCTGGAACGACGGGACAGGGACAAGCAATTGATGATCGCATTGTTTACAACGGATCAAGTAAAGAAGTGACAGATGGTCGAGCTAATCCTGAGGAAACGGACGAACAAACTGAAAAAGTGGCGGACGTACGACCATATCTTGTTGGTATTTTTGCATTCTGTGCAATGTTCTTGGCGTGGATTATGCGTCGTAAGGACAAGAAAGATCAATAGCGAGAGCCCTAAACCCGAATAAACAAATCTGTTTGGTATAATTTGGCAAAACATGTGGGTTTAGGGGAGAAAAATACTATGAAACAATCAATCTGGACGCTGTTATGGCGTCGGTTTTGGCAATCGAAATGGACGCTGAGTCGGCTGTTCTTCTCGATTACGATTTTAATTTCAGTCATCGTCGTCCCAGTTTTGAAGGGTTTGCTGTACGTCGGCCAATGGCTTGATGAAGTGCCGTTTATGTCCCTTTCAAATGTGGGACAAGTGCTGATGCAAAATCCAATCTTCACGGTTATTTTAGTCATCACGGTGCTGATTCTATTAACGGTGTTTATTAGTCAATTGGCCAGTTACACGATTGGCTTTTCGGCAGTACATGAGGGGCAACGTCCGACTGCAACTAGCGTCATGAAGACCGCGTTGCACCGTTTGCGTCAAGGTGGTGTTGGTGCGTGGGTATTGATTTTGTTTTACGGCATTGTCGTATTACCGTTCCCAATGCTAGCATTTCACTCGCAATTAACGGCGGATTTAATCATTCCACAATTTGTATGGCCGACTATCACTGGCACACCGTGGATGTTAACGCTTATCTGGGTGCTTGGTTTAGCAGCATTATTCTTCGCAATTCGCTTTTTCTACGTATTGCCAGAAATTATGCTTGCCGAACACAAGGCGGGGCTGGCAATCAAAAATAGTTGGCGTAAAACGAGCGGGGCGCAAGGTATTAAATTAGCGCTGACACTGTTGGCTGGTTCAATTTTGGTTGGCTTATTAACGTTGATTGTCTTTGGATTGACTTGGAGTGCGCAATACATTGTTGATTGGTTCGCACCATTCACGGTGAGTGCGCTAACAGCGGTTGCAACCTTCACGTTTGCGACGTTGATTGATATTTTCTTTGGCATCATGAGTTTGCAGTTCATTATTGGGTTGATGGCTCGTGATTATCAGGTTGTGCAACTTGTTGATTATGCTACGAAGCCACGCCACACAAAGCGTGTTGTTGGGCTGATTCTAATGCTTGGTGCGTTAATCCAAGGAGCGGGACCGTCATTGTTCTTCGTTGTGAATACCGTTAGCCGACCATTAGTACCTTGTCACATCGTGGTGTGGATGACGGTAACGGTGTACAAAACACAATTCCGGCGATGATTGATACGGTGTCGCATGCTCGTCCAAGTTTTGTGGAGATGGACATCCGCCAAACAAAGGATGGTAAATGGGTGGTGATGCACGATCCAAATTTGGCAACGCTGACAAAGGGTGCTTCGAATAAATCAGTTTCTGATTTGACGTTAGATGAAGCGACGAAGCTGACTG harbors:
- a CDS encoding KxYKxGKxW signal peptide domain-containing protein, whose product is MNKADKALGASEQRKRMYKSKKMWVIAGISCLTLGGGVALDFPDISVDRNGVHLVQRTADAAVVDGQLFTNVDTTSNATGSLPVGQPTNVDFTMDASGAADVSLVGDTSREVALQVPAGTDIEAAGPIKVHVEVIGGLGTVLDPVVNALQLVLTGLDTTIIKAAIGSEVIDNLNKTLDNLKNGAVTADYTVDPSEATVETLPDGSQYLSVDLDGGLGTALSQTLTNTLTDLLNTVKSISVLGVDISSITSPLIDGVLTPTITSLSSGTGDTVNQLVDAAVLGSTTVTVPTTITPDGSTSPVEVKGAIASSDAINLDLFAGVASSTDVLVDLTTAKANANAQIDALTALTDAERADYKSQIEAATSTDAIDGIVTTAQSANELAQAKLDANAAIDALTYLSDDEKTAYKQQVASATTVEDANNVVTAATTQNRANAKTWGTGEVAGLTNLDDASKQGFTTQIQGATTPEQVEQIVATAKTADATALADARTTATTAIDGMAYLSIAEKDDYKAKVASATDVAGVNAVVSDATDQNLANAQSWANDEITKLVNLDADAKQGYADQVPTATTVAQVEQIVADAKAADVAVVEAERTKANAAIDALGYLSTDEVAGYKQDVENATTVADVNDVVTQATATNFENAKDQATTAIGTLPNLASDDQATYVDKLADAKTVADVEQIVADANAADLAVLADAQDKAKATVDALNYLSSDEKTDFENQIANAKTVADVDAIVVQAKNTDLADARVWATNEISALNNLDTDTQQSFISKLPDAETVAAVEQIVADAKAADESALQDAQADATATIKELTYLSDTEKSTATQAIDDATTIADVDKAVADATANNLTNAKGSATTGISRLANLSEADQTTYTEQVNQATDVATVEKAVADAKDAAELALTQAQKAADTTIADLTYLSADELTDFKQQVTDATTISDVTQIVTGATNQNLTNAKESGSDEIEGLKNLDDSQQQTFVEQVTNADTTDAVEQIVADAKSADELAGQKADAQAEIDAMTYLSDDEKSTYKNQVTKATDATGVNNVVGEATDTNLANAKDSATTEISSLANLSDTERTDYANQVTQAGDVATVEQILTDAQADVDAMTYLSDDEKVDYKQQISDATDATGINAVVNEATDTNLANAKASATTEIGNLANLSEADQSTYTDQANQATDVATVEQAVTDAKNADKAALAEVQKDAGTTIDDMTYLSTDEKDDAKQQVADATTIADVEKLVSEATDQNLANAKDWANGEIAELANLDADMKQSFDNQVSLAESTSDIEQIVADAQAADKLAEQKSDAQAEIDNMTYLTDDEKSAYNQQISDATDIAGVNAVVDDATDQNLASAKDVATTEIGNLANLSETDQTTYTDKVNQATDVATVEQAVTDAKQAADSALAEAQKDATATIDNLSYLSSDEQTDFKQQIANTENVADIAPIVTEATDQNLANAKTDASTEIDELQHLSDDKKQSFVDQISNADTVAAVEQIIADAKLADELAQQQAEAETQIDEMAYLSDDEKASYKNHVATATTSDEVATIIDEAEATNLANAKDWAHDEISDLTNLSASLVSSFSSEASGSDTVAKVEEVVDEATAANEQPEPEQTAENDSVPTSNASTITGSQNDATVAVDATKNVTTNDGATNNVAAAPLPLSNAQVATGGTATGATDTPVWSGDGTQNTVITPLGETATGSLSTTVGDQMTSSNGNASGASNPYVATASSIAGTTGQGQAIDDRIVYNGSSKEVTDGRANPEETDEQTEKVADVRPYLVGIFAFCAMFLAWIMRRKDKKDQ
- a CDS encoding glycerophosphoryl diester phosphodiesterase membrane domain-containing protein, producing the protein MKQSIWTLLWRRFWQSKWTLSRLFFSITILISVIVVPVLKGLLYVGQWLDEVPFMSLSNVGQVLMQNPIFTVILVITVLILLTVFISQLASYTIGFSAVHEGQRPTATSVMKTALHRLRQGGVGAWVLILFYGIVVLPFPMLAFHSQLTADLIIPQFVWPTITGTPWMLTLIWVLGLAALFFAIRFFYVLPEIMLAEHKAGLAIKNSWRKTSGAQGIKLALTLLAGSILVGLLTLIVFGLTWSAQYIVDWFAPFTVSALTAVATFTFATLIDIFFGIMSLQFIIGLMARDYQVVQLVDYATKPRHTKRVVGLILMLGALIQGAGPSLFFVVNTVSRPLVPCHIVVWMTVTVYKTQFRR